Proteins from a genomic interval of Bacteroides sp. AN502(2024):
- a CDS encoding 6-bladed beta-propeller: MKKYVLIAFIGISLLSCGHRVKTEKNIKVIKTVQAHEADWSKMTHIDSMIPLEMTESSLLSIAQKCLVSKERILFCDSKLKQVLAFNRQGRFLFSVGNKGGAANEYVELRDVIFSKDESQIEILDPTGILIYSALDGHFLEKKKVPNFNLNDCFRFTSIKDSVYLFFKSKDEYSIYEWNAGQLRGLRKRKNEQLVCNHFYVYGDNNLIFPDYGHFVLDEYNDGKLIPKYYIDFGKDFSLPEDMLPQTFDEFNKIDNMNEYFKSITEVVESEDVLYIRAVGPSRKYYDIYWDKLKNKIFAGWADMGMGLVLIQGDGSHFYGLLYPDYVSEQSVFYPLVEKYLHKDSNPLFVKFRIDEK; encoded by the coding sequence ATGAAAAAATATGTATTGATAGCCTTTATTGGTATAAGCTTACTCTCTTGTGGACATCGTGTTAAAACCGAGAAAAATATAAAAGTAATAAAAACAGTACAGGCGCATGAGGCGGATTGGAGCAAAATGACGCATATTGATAGCATGATACCTTTGGAAATGACCGAATCCTCTTTGCTTTCTATTGCTCAGAAATGTTTAGTAAGTAAAGAACGTATATTATTTTGCGACAGTAAGCTAAAACAGGTACTGGCATTTAATCGTCAAGGGCGTTTCTTGTTTTCCGTTGGAAATAAAGGGGGAGCGGCTAATGAATATGTGGAATTGCGTGATGTTATTTTTTCCAAAGATGAATCTCAGATAGAAATATTGGATCCTACAGGAATTTTAATTTATAGTGCTTTGGACGGACATTTTCTAGAGAAAAAGAAAGTTCCAAATTTTAATTTGAACGATTGTTTTCGCTTTACTTCCATAAAAGATAGCGTTTATCTTTTTTTCAAGAGCAAGGATGAGTATTCTATTTATGAGTGGAATGCTGGACAATTGAGAGGATTGAGAAAACGTAAGAATGAACAATTAGTTTGCAATCATTTTTATGTGTATGGAGACAATAATTTAATATTTCCAGATTATGGTCATTTTGTGCTGGATGAATATAATGATGGTAAGTTGATTCCTAAATATTATATAGATTTTGGAAAAGATTTTTCATTGCCGGAAGATATGTTACCTCAAACATTTGATGAATTTAACAAGATAGATAATATGAACGAATATTTCAAATCAATAACTGAGGTAGTGGAAAGTGAGGATGTTTTATATATCAGAGCTGTTGGTCCTTCACGAAAATATTATGATATTTATTGGGACAAACTTAAAAATAAAATTTTTGCAGGTTGGGCTGATATGGGTATGGGGCTGGTACTGATACAAGGTGATGGAAGTCATTTTTATGGTTTGCTGTATCCTGACTATGTTTCAGAGCAATCAGTCTTTTATCCTTTAGTCGAGAAATATCTGCATAAAGACAGTAATCCGTTGTTTGTAAAGTTTAGAATAGATGAAAAATAG
- a CDS encoding NVEALA domain-containing protein, with amino-acid sequence MKNKIRFMLVITIVMVVAGYNVYKSQGVSVAELILANYEAIAGGESGTGNYTRYTFQCPPPIQYKTAVSCMSGGREECYPSDC; translated from the coding sequence ATGAAAAATAAGATTCGATTTATGTTGGTAATCACCATTGTCATGGTAGTGGCTGGATATAATGTGTATAAATCCCAAGGGGTTTCTGTTGCGGAACTTATATTGGCTAATTATGAAGCAATAGCTGGTGGAGAATCTGGAACGGGAAATTATACTCGATATACATTCCAATGTCCTCCTCCAATTCAATATAAGACCGCAGTGTCTTGTATGAGTGGTGGCAGGGAAGAATGCTATCCTAGCGATTGTTGA
- a CDS encoding O-antigen ligase family protein, translated as MKLRLELIRMTKKDMADVLTLTGVTAVLSVVAFATPNDIPVGEIAYQKLWLGRMTFVFVVCCVCAFCLNRKQCLSFPPIVTWILIVLGGIEAIWGLRQIYGLAVSNHSLYALTGSFYNPGPYSGYLATIFPLCMYEWLNLKEKTERTWVEQGKYYMSLGVMLLILCVLPAGMSRSAWIAATISGTWVYGMHASWGSRLKEIGKRYRRKVILACIAGCVTTVVIGYALFQLKATSANGRLFMWKISSMVIAESPVIGHGTGSFVSAYGRTQEDYFANGEYSETEELVAGSPEYAFNEYLQVAVEYGIPFLLVVSLVIGFCIWKGSGEGRIGLCGSVISVLVFAFSSYPMQIPGFAVTFYFLLAACIIGRSKIILLLFISMMVLLGTYYWKNNQYDACKEWYRGKMLYNIGDYRSAKKDYERLHPQLANRGAFMFEYGYSLHKLKEYDNSTRILEEAMAHSSDPMILNIIGKNYQASGAYEKAEEYLIRSTHRLPGRIYPYYLLAKLYAEPECRQLEKLKRAAEIVLTKEPKVQSTAIKEMRKEMEKLIVDYNKLNSNLKKEVEAK; from the coding sequence ATGAAGCTAAGGTTGGAATTGATACGAATGACAAAAAAGGATATGGCAGATGTGCTCACTCTGACAGGAGTTACTGCCGTTCTGAGCGTAGTGGCCTTTGCCACTCCGAATGATATTCCTGTCGGCGAAATAGCCTATCAAAAACTATGGTTGGGACGTATGACCTTTGTTTTTGTCGTTTGCTGTGTGTGTGCTTTTTGTCTGAATAGAAAACAATGTCTCTCTTTTCCACCCATCGTGACATGGATTTTGATTGTATTGGGAGGTATTGAAGCCATTTGGGGATTGAGACAGATATACGGTCTGGCTGTTTCGAATCACTCCTTATATGCGCTCACGGGGTCCTTCTATAATCCGGGACCTTATTCGGGATATTTGGCGACGATATTCCCGCTTTGCATGTATGAATGGCTAAACTTGAAAGAAAAAACGGAACGTACATGGGTAGAACAGGGAAAGTATTACATGTCATTGGGAGTGATGTTGTTGATTCTTTGTGTGTTGCCTGCGGGTATGAGTCGTTCGGCTTGGATTGCTGCCACAATATCAGGTACATGGGTATATGGGATGCACGCTTCATGGGGAAGTAGATTAAAGGAGATTGGAAAGAGATATAGGAGAAAGGTGATACTGGCTTGTATTGCAGGCTGTGTTACAACCGTTGTGATTGGTTACGCCCTTTTCCAACTGAAAGCAACTTCCGCTAATGGGCGTTTGTTCATGTGGAAAATCAGTAGTATGGTTATTGCCGAAAGTCCGGTTATAGGACATGGAACAGGGAGTTTTGTTTCGGCCTATGGCAGGACTCAGGAAGATTATTTCGCCAATGGAGAATATTCGGAGACGGAAGAGTTGGTGGCAGGAAGTCCGGAATATGCTTTTAATGAATACCTGCAAGTGGCAGTAGAATACGGGATTCCTTTTTTATTAGTTGTCTCTTTGGTTATTGGATTTTGTATTTGGAAGGGGAGTGGTGAAGGAAGGATAGGCCTTTGTGGGAGTGTAATTTCAGTTTTGGTATTTGCCTTTTCTTCTTATCCGATGCAGATTCCCGGCTTTGCCGTGACATTCTATTTTTTGTTGGCAGCTTGTATTATTGGGCGTTCAAAGATTATATTATTACTTTTTATTTCAATGATGGTGTTATTGGGAACATATTATTGGAAAAACAACCAATATGATGCGTGTAAGGAGTGGTATCGTGGCAAGATGCTTTATAATATAGGGGATTACCGATCTGCTAAAAAAGATTACGAGAGATTACATCCCCAATTAGCGAATCGTGGAGCATTTATGTTTGAATACGGATATTCTCTTCATAAATTAAAAGAGTATGACAACTCGACAAGGATATTGGAGGAAGCAATGGCACATAGTAGTGATCCTATGATTCTGAATATCATTGGCAAGAATTATCAAGCATCGGGAGCGTATGAGAAAGCGGAAGAATACCTGATTCGATCTACGCACCGGCTTCCGGGGCGTATCTATCCGTATTATTTGTTGGCGAAACTTTATGCCGAACCAGAGTGTCGGCAACTGGAGAAGTTGAAGCGTGCGGCAGAGATTGTGTTGACAAAAGAACCGAAAGTTCAATCGACAGCGATAAAGGAAATGAGAAAGGAAATGGAAAAATTAATAGTCGACTATAATAAACTGAATTCTAATTTGAAAAAGGAGGTTGAGGCAAAATAG
- the lepB gene encoding signal peptidase I — MSKVKRIWTILENLAFFIFCMVVILFLIQLFCFTSFRIPSDSMEPALKDGDRILVNKMIKGARLFDVFAALDNKDITIHRMPGWGSFKRNDILVFNFPYQMNRWDSIRMDVMQYYVKRCIALPGDTLEIRKGFYKVRGCDERLGNYNAQQYLANLEHPEQYGVVVGTFPYDKQMGWTIREFGPLTIPKKGQTVKMNRTNCLLYKQLIGWEQKKKLRIKDGQIVLGDSVITQYRFKKNYYFVSGDNMANSQDSRYWGMLPEEYIVGKATRIWYSEDKFTEKPRWNRMMKKIK, encoded by the coding sequence ATGAGCAAAGTGAAGAGAATTTGGACAATATTGGAGAATTTGGCGTTCTTCATCTTCTGCATGGTAGTCATTTTGTTCTTGATTCAACTGTTCTGTTTTACTTCGTTCAGGATACCTTCGGACTCTATGGAACCGGCATTAAAGGATGGCGACCGGATATTGGTCAATAAAATGATAAAAGGGGCTCGTTTGTTCGATGTGTTTGCAGCTTTGGATAATAAGGACATCACTATCCATAGGATGCCCGGATGGGGAAGTTTCAAGAGAAACGATATACTGGTTTTCAATTTTCCTTATCAGATGAACCGTTGGGATAGTATTCGGATGGATGTGATGCAGTATTATGTAAAGCGTTGTATTGCATTGCCGGGAGATACATTGGAGATTCGGAAAGGATTTTATAAAGTACGCGGTTGTGATGAACGGTTGGGGAACTACAATGCCCAGCAATATCTGGCGAACTTGGAACATCCGGAACAGTATGGTGTTGTAGTAGGTACATTTCCGTATGACAAACAAATGGGATGGACCATCCGTGAGTTCGGACCTTTGACGATTCCTAAGAAAGGGCAGACAGTAAAGATGAATCGTACGAATTGTCTTTTGTACAAGCAGTTGATCGGTTGGGAACAAAAGAAGAAACTACGTATAAAAGACGGGCAAATAGTATTGGGAGACAGCGTGATTACCCAATATCGCTTTAAAAAGAACTATTATTTTGTGTCCGGTGATAATATGGCAAATTCACAGGATTCAAGATACTGGGGGATGCTACCCGAAGAATACATTGTAGGTAAGGCTACCCGTATTTGGTATTCGGAAGATAAATTTACGGAGAAGCCTCGTTGGAACAGGATGATGAAGAAAATTAAATAA
- a CDS encoding glutaminase domain-containing protein has translation MEIKTHIGLIMAWRIIIISGIISLVYACSYSEKKISHLSGVVPSEHTLLAITPDVSIKVIGDSLNKSYPQLRTGKAFPITGILCVDSKAYRFMGGDSLRISPLAPLSEDTIGWTGKYSFLYPGKGWEQGKYNDSLWSGGNGAFGSAKGYYYPVHTLWGVENIYVRRHVNVDNKDVLKDHKVYVRYVCDDRIKLFCNGEYLLGEETVLSRTGCYRLTDGTVAQIVNGDNVLAAYCRNTGGPALLDFGLYIENKTYADAEPATLKKMNVQATQTQFIFQCGEVELQIDFVSPSLSEKWDMTGWPVGFISYQVCTESGKHTVEILFDVDTEWMFGKRKIDSWAEQDWRFVKSDSLYLAMTADETTFSCMDGHAVLSQKLYVGNGEDRNSGVLLVGYEEGQVLQYDGEVLSPLWNSGGTREVKELMKSVGNRYKELKAECALLDSRWNSKAFQAGNKAFAERMLPAYRNFVSSHRFMSFSGNKLFCLGDTLGNVREAYKSFPVLLSFHRTDWMRGLLDPIFEYCEDIHWSKKYPPYDIGLYPVASKQVKLEDCAVEAAANMLMMTTAVVEAEQDFSYADIHWGQLCLWASYLEERMKNMIFPSVGLLEHDDERVKCVLGLMAYRKLIQLKGSL, from the coding sequence ATGGAAATAAAAACTCATATCGGGCTTATCATGGCATGGAGAATAATTATAATCTCGGGGATTATTTCTCTGGTATATGCTTGTTCTTATTCGGAGAAGAAGATTTCGCATCTTTCCGGTGTTGTTCCTTCTGAACATACGTTATTGGCGATTACTCCTGATGTTAGTATCAAAGTTATAGGTGATTCGTTGAATAAAAGTTATCCGCAGTTGAGAACCGGAAAAGCATTTCCGATCACAGGTATTTTGTGTGTAGACAGCAAAGCTTATCGTTTTATGGGAGGCGATTCTTTGCGTATCTCTCCTTTAGCTCCTCTTTCGGAGGATACTATCGGATGGACGGGGAAATATTCGTTTTTATATCCGGGAAAAGGATGGGAACAGGGGAAATATAATGATTCTTTGTGGAGTGGAGGTAACGGTGCTTTTGGTTCGGCAAAGGGATATTATTATCCGGTTCATACCCTGTGGGGAGTGGAAAATATTTATGTCCGCAGGCATGTTAATGTAGATAATAAAGATGTTTTGAAGGATCATAAAGTGTATGTCCGCTATGTATGTGACGACCGGATAAAGCTTTTCTGTAATGGAGAATATTTGTTAGGGGAAGAAACAGTTCTTTCTCGAACGGGATGCTATCGTTTAACGGATGGAACAGTAGCTCAAATTGTCAATGGAGATAATGTCCTGGCTGCATATTGTCGGAATACGGGAGGTCCTGCTTTGTTGGATTTCGGCTTGTATATAGAAAATAAAACTTATGCTGATGCAGAACCGGCAACTCTGAAAAAGATGAATGTACAAGCTACGCAGACTCAATTTATTTTCCAATGTGGAGAGGTGGAGCTTCAGATAGACTTTGTCTCACCTTCCTTGTCGGAAAAATGGGATATGACAGGATGGCCTGTCGGTTTTATTTCCTATCAGGTCTGTACGGAAAGTGGAAAACATACGGTGGAAATTTTGTTCGATGTGGATACGGAATGGATGTTTGGCAAGAGGAAGATTGATAGTTGGGCTGAACAGGATTGGCGTTTTGTGAAGTCAGACAGTTTGTATTTGGCTATGACAGCAGATGAAACAACCTTTTCATGTATGGATGGTCATGCCGTTTTGTCTCAAAAGCTGTACGTGGGAAATGGAGAGGATAGGAATAGTGGGGTATTACTTGTCGGATATGAAGAAGGACAGGTGCTGCAATATGATGGCGAGGTTCTGTCTCCTCTTTGGAATAGTGGTGGGACAAGGGAGGTAAAAGAATTAATGAAATCCGTAGGAAATAGATATAAGGAACTTAAAGCGGAATGTGCTCTTTTAGATAGCCGATGGAACTCCAAAGCATTTCAAGCAGGGAATAAAGCCTTTGCCGAACGAATGCTTCCTGCTTACCGTAATTTTGTATCCTCTCATCGATTTATGTCATTTTCTGGTAATAAGCTTTTTTGTTTGGGCGATACTTTGGGTAATGTTAGGGAAGCTTATAAGAGTTTTCCGGTATTGTTATCCTTTCATCGTACCGACTGGATGAGAGGTTTGTTGGATCCCATATTCGAGTACTGTGAAGATATTCATTGGAGCAAAAAATACCCGCCATATGATATAGGTTTGTATCCTGTTGCCAGTAAACAGGTGAAATTGGAAGACTGTGCCGTAGAAGCGGCTGCCAATATGCTGATGATGACAACTGCTGTTGTAGAGGCGGAACAGGATTTCAGTTACGCTGATATACATTGGGGGCAGTTATGCTTGTGGGCGAGTTATTTGGAGGAAAGAATGAAGAATATGATTTTTCCATCTGTAGGATTATTGGAGCATGATGACGAACGTGTGAAATGTGTGTTAGGGTTAATGGCTTATCGTAAATTGATTCAATTAAAGGGAAGCTTATGA
- a CDS encoding transglutaminase-like domain-containing protein: protein MRHLGYIQLIVWVLLIWLGWRIVDRITFREEMITPLEAALQFAKNNRKELQKVLRHYQKNPADSLKYKAACFLIENMPFYTYAYGEQLENYKSYYVWLKVRKRKTAQQVADSIKKIYGPMKEISKKRDILEIDSAYLCHNIDWAFKVWQEQPWGKNISFETFCEYLLPYRIGDEPLTYWREMYYEKYNSLLDSLRLSTTLDKEDPLVAARYLMKKLPDKNTYYTSIVPFSFGHIGPEFVQYQTGSCRELTDFAIYLFRALGIPCAIDYLPARGNANAAHFWVIVWDKNGEGYISDFMRNLIRVRKCSLYQREGAAKIYRNTFSVNRELHKQMAQYGEEVCPFWHIPKFKDVTFDYAYLYRKNLNIPLEKQYKEKRSGKIAYLCATNGDRWIPIDWTVYDAGHLSFRYVRKGTVLRVATYENGTLFFLTDPFYMDRETNELHYYPAGKEKQDVVLYAKYNIERENRYRDRMIGGVFTGSNSPDFSDEDTLFIIQSKPDRLNTTVKSWSDKEYRYLRYWGPAKSFCNIAEVAFYETSDTIALSGKMIGTPGCYQHDGTHEYTNVFDGKAWTSFDYFKPTGGWAGLDLGRKARVDRIVYTPRNMDNYVRPDDVYELFYCDRDWKSAGKIKAAADSLVFRDIPVNTLLLLKNHTRGQEERIFIYENGTQLWK from the coding sequence ATGAGGCATTTAGGATATATCCAACTTATAGTTTGGGTGCTACTTATCTGGCTGGGATGGCGAATAGTGGATAGGATAACATTCAGAGAAGAAATGATAACTCCTCTTGAAGCTGCATTGCAATTTGCTAAAAACAATAGGAAAGAGTTACAAAAGGTACTTCGTCATTATCAAAAGAATCCTGCCGATAGTTTAAAATATAAGGCTGCCTGTTTTCTGATAGAAAATATGCCTTTTTATACCTATGCTTATGGTGAACAGTTGGAGAATTATAAGTCTTATTATGTTTGGCTAAAAGTTCGTAAACGTAAAACGGCGCAACAAGTAGCTGATTCGATTAAGAAAATATATGGTCCTATGAAAGAGATCAGTAAGAAACGGGATATTCTGGAAATAGATTCTGCCTACCTATGCCATAACATCGACTGGGCATTTAAAGTTTGGCAGGAACAACCTTGGGGAAAGAATATTTCATTTGAAACATTTTGTGAATACTTATTGCCTTACCGGATAGGTGATGAACCATTGACTTATTGGCGGGAAATGTATTATGAAAAATATAATTCGTTATTGGATTCATTACGATTGTCTACCACCTTAGATAAAGAAGATCCATTAGTGGCAGCCAGATACCTGATGAAAAAATTACCGGATAAAAATACTTATTATACTTCTATCGTTCCTTTCTCCTTCGGGCATATAGGACCGGAATTTGTGCAATATCAGACTGGCAGTTGCAGGGAATTAACGGATTTTGCAATCTACTTATTCCGTGCTCTAGGCATTCCTTGTGCAATAGATTACCTGCCTGCACGTGGTAATGCTAATGCTGCTCACTTTTGGGTAATAGTTTGGGATAAAAATGGGGAAGGATATATATCTGACTTTATGAGGAATTTAATACGTGTTCGTAAATGTTCCTTGTATCAACGTGAGGGAGCTGCCAAGATATACAGAAACACTTTTAGTGTGAATAGGGAGTTACACAAGCAGATGGCACAATATGGAGAAGAAGTGTGTCCATTTTGGCATATTCCTAAGTTTAAGGATGTAACTTTTGATTATGCATATTTGTATCGAAAGAATCTGAATATTCCTTTGGAAAAACAGTATAAGGAGAAAAGGAGTGGTAAGATTGCTTATTTATGTGCCACTAATGGAGATCGTTGGATTCCAATTGATTGGACAGTATATGATGCCGGTCATTTGTCTTTTCGATATGTTCGTAAAGGGACAGTTTTGAGAGTAGCTACTTATGAGAATGGAACATTGTTTTTTTTGACTGATCCTTTTTATATGGATAGAGAAACTAACGAACTTCATTATTATCCTGCCGGGAAAGAGAAGCAGGATGTGGTATTATATGCAAAATATAATATCGAAAGAGAAAATAGGTACAGAGACCGGATGATAGGAGGGGTTTTTACCGGGAGCAATAGTCCGGATTTCTCGGATGAAGATACGTTATTTATTATTCAAAGTAAGCCTGATCGTTTGAATACGACTGTAAAGAGTTGGTCTGATAAAGAGTATCGTTATCTTAGATATTGGGGGCCGGCTAAGAGCTTCTGTAATATTGCGGAAGTTGCTTTTTATGAGACGAGTGATACCATAGCTTTATCAGGGAAAATGATAGGGACTCCCGGATGCTATCAACATGACGGAACACATGAATATACTAATGTATTTGACGGGAAAGCATGGACTTCCTTCGATTATTTTAAGCCTACCGGTGGGTGGGCGGGGCTTGACTTAGGTAGAAAAGCCCGTGTAGACCGCATTGTTTATACTCCGCGCAATATGGATAATTATGTTCGCCCTGATGATGTGTATGAGTTATTCTATTGTGACAGGGATTGGAAGTCTGCCGGAAAAATAAAAGCGGCAGCCGATTCACTGGTATTTCGGGATATTCCCGTAAATACGCTGTTGCTTCTGAAAAATCATACGCGTGGACAGGAAGAGAGAATCTTTATTTATGAAAACGGAACTCAATTATGGAAATAA
- a CDS encoding DUF1573 domain-containing protein: MKYFTYIVFLFICIFSCQNEKSIQAEKILKEWIDKEILFPESLKFSIQGSERVPNFAIHDSEYKIVAYVDSMGCTSCKLHLSEWNNYITNIDSIYPNKVQFLFFFFPKNGRDIYFTLRMERFMYPICIDTLDVLNRINHFPSDMQYQTFLLDKNNKVVAIGNPVQNPRIKELYRTIISGKQYSSFLDNQPLTTVSLSSSQIEMGSFSWEKEQEVEFEICNTGKTPLVINDVITSCGCTTVEYSKEPVQPDMNLNLKIRYHAEHPEHFSKTISVYCNAEGSPFHLKISGNAK, encoded by the coding sequence ATGAAATATTTTACATATATAGTTTTTCTTTTTATTTGCATTTTCTCTTGTCAAAACGAAAAGAGTATACAAGCAGAGAAAATATTAAAGGAATGGATAGATAAAGAGATTCTTTTTCCTGAAAGTTTAAAATTTAGTATTCAAGGAAGTGAAAGAGTACCGAATTTCGCTATACATGACAGTGAATATAAGATAGTAGCATATGTAGACTCTATGGGATGTACTAGTTGTAAGTTGCATTTATCTGAATGGAACAATTATATTACTAATATTGATTCTATTTATCCTAATAAAGTTCAGTTCTTATTTTTCTTTTTTCCAAAAAATGGACGTGATATATACTTTACTTTAAGGATGGAAAGATTCATGTATCCAATTTGTATTGATACATTGGATGTTTTAAATAGAATAAATCATTTTCCTTCTGATATGCAATATCAGACTTTTTTATTAGATAAAAATAATAAAGTTGTTGCTATTGGTAATCCAGTGCAGAATCCGCGTATCAAAGAACTTTATCGGACTATTATCTCAGGCAAACAATATTCATCTTTCTTGGATAATCAACCATTGACTACTGTTTCGCTCTCTTCGTCTCAAATCGAAATGGGGAGTTTTTCTTGGGAGAAAGAGCAAGAGGTCGAATTCGAAATCTGCAATACCGGAAAAACTCCATTAGTAATAAATGATGTGATTACTTCTTGTGGTTGTACTACAGTTGAATATTCCAAAGAGCCTGTTCAACCAGACATGAACTTAAATTTAAAAATAAGATATCATGCAGAGCATCCTGAACATTTCAGTAAAACGATTAGTGTGTATTGTAATGCAGAAGGCTCTCCGTTCCATTTGAAAATTAGTGGAAATGCAAAATGA
- a CDS encoding NVEALA domain-containing protein, with protein MKKKVMGIIAGVAIAVVAGYNIFISPNDVKLSNLVIVNMEALAQGESSGGNCEPSDSQECCVCNGIHYTYQASVNGSCETKSDCYHW; from the coding sequence ATGAAGAAGAAAGTAATGGGCATTATTGCCGGTGTTGCAATTGCTGTTGTTGCGGGATACAATATCTTTATTTCGCCGAATGATGTGAAACTATCTAATTTAGTTATAGTGAATATGGAAGCATTAGCTCAAGGTGAATCTTCTGGAGGAAATTGTGAGCCATCAGATAGTCAAGAATGTTGTGTGTGTAATGGTATTCATTATACTTATCAGGCTTCTGTTAATGGAAGCTGTGAAACAAAAAGTGATTGCTATCATTGGTGA
- a CDS encoding DUF1573 domain-containing protein yields MNTVKEWEGKEIKFPTESVFTQYMHDTVRCDTDFDFKLLAYVDSTGCTSCKLQLHKWKSFLHEMDSVSNGKIAFLFYVCPNDKREFEHILKRDKFDYPICIDEYDSLNIMNHFSLDPRFQVFLLDKKNRVIAVGNPILNSKIKDLYFNILLGTNNNRMNKIPITQITISEQMINMGSFSWKDSQEKDLVIRNVGDSSLAINDVITSCGCVKVEYSKEPVQPDMNLNLKIRYHAEHPEHFSKTISVYCNAEGSPFHLKISGNAK; encoded by the coding sequence GTGAATACAGTAAAAGAATGGGAGGGAAAAGAAATTAAATTTCCAACAGAATCAGTTTTTACACAGTATATGCATGATACTGTAAGATGTGATACAGATTTTGACTTCAAATTGCTGGCTTATGTAGATTCTACTGGATGTACTAGTTGTAAATTGCAACTACATAAATGGAAAAGCTTCTTGCATGAAATGGATTCTGTTTCTAATGGTAAGATAGCTTTTCTTTTCTATGTATGTCCTAATGATAAGAGGGAATTTGAGCATATATTGAAACGTGATAAATTTGATTATCCAATATGTATTGATGAATATGATTCTCTTAATATTATGAATCATTTTTCTTTAGATCCAAGGTTTCAAGTGTTTTTATTAGATAAGAAGAATAGGGTAATTGCAGTTGGAAATCCTATACTTAATTCAAAGATTAAAGATTTATATTTTAATATACTTTTAGGTACAAATAATAATAGGATGAATAAAATACCTATAACACAAATAACAATTTCTGAGCAAATGATAAATATGGGGAGTTTTTCATGGAAAGATAGCCAGGAAAAAGATTTGGTAATAAGAAATGTTGGTGATTCTTCACTAGCAATAAATGACGTGATTACTTCTTGTGGCTGTGTTAAAGTTGAATATTCTAAAGAACCTGTTCAACCAGACATGAACTTAAATTTAAAAATAAGATATCATGCAGAGCATCCTGAACATTTCAGTAAAACGATTAGTGTGTATTGTAATGCAGAAGGCTCTCCGTTCCATTTGAAAATTAGTGGAAATGCAAAATGA
- a CDS encoding BF3164 family lipoprotein, protein MEKKNKSIYILTSILFALLSSCQGNEKYADAEYFSFSDFGAAVSLKGDSVGFDDILLKPVKIHLVDSFLIMKNRNTEYAYYIFNILSKKKIGECVSFGIGPNEMIDPRFIPSTDDNVWIYDKNRKILNICDRQKFLRGEDMEINKTIEFEDFCDNIVFIPQKGFIASVFNLNNKRFGLFNLDGDTICYKGVYPKLSSLQTNIEQVEGFINEFTANVEENRVFVSYKRTDLIECYDTDMNLIRRMHGPEHFFPEIHQVVDRIKTNKGAERDAYSFPLSVGKKVFVLYSGKVFNPKNHDYLKDKILVFDWNGNLLQCYQLDTPIFDFAVDEKSGIIYGLTDKPESHILQFKF, encoded by the coding sequence ATGGAGAAAAAAAATAAAAGTATATACATATTGACATCCATATTGTTTGCACTTTTAAGTTCGTGTCAAGGTAATGAGAAATATGCAGATGCAGAGTATTTTTCTTTTTCTGATTTTGGAGCGGCTGTTTCTTTGAAAGGAGACAGTGTCGGTTTCGACGATATCTTATTGAAACCTGTTAAAATACACCTGGTTGACTCTTTCTTGATTATGAAAAACAGGAATACTGAATATGCTTATTATATATTCAATATCTTATCTAAAAAGAAGATAGGCGAATGTGTCTCTTTTGGAATTGGTCCTAATGAAATGATTGATCCTCGTTTTATTCCTTCAACAGATGATAATGTTTGGATATATGATAAAAATAGGAAAATATTGAATATTTGTGACCGTCAAAAATTTCTTAGAGGAGAAGACATGGAAATCAATAAGACTATTGAATTCGAGGATTTTTGTGACAATATAGTCTTTATTCCTCAAAAAGGTTTTATAGCTTCAGTTTTTAATCTGAACAATAAGAGATTTGGATTATTTAATTTGGATGGAGATACAATCTGTTATAAAGGTGTATATCCGAAACTTTCCAGTTTGCAAACAAACATTGAACAAGTAGAAGGATTTATAAATGAATTTACTGCTAATGTTGAAGAAAATAGAGTTTTTGTTTCATATAAACGAACGGATTTAATAGAATGTTATGATACAGATATGAATCTTATAAGAAGAATGCATGGTCCTGAACATTTCTTTCCCGAAATTCATCAAGTTGTTGATCGAATAAAAACAAATAAAGGGGCTGAAAGAGATGCTTATTCTTTTCCATTATCAGTAGGAAAGAAAGTATTTGTTCTTTATTCGGGAAAAGTCTTTAATCCTAAAAATCATGATTATCTGAAAGATAAAATTCTTGTTTTTGATTGGAATGGGAATCTGCTGCAATGTTACCAATTGGATACTCCTATTTTTGATTTTGCTGTTGATGAAAAGTCTGGAATAATTTATGGATTAACAGATAAACCGGAGAGTCATATTTTACAATTTAAATTTTAA